The Xenopus laevis strain J_2021 chromosome 7S, Xenopus_laevis_v10.1, whole genome shotgun sequence genome includes a window with the following:
- the vps26a.S gene encoding vacuolar protein sorting-associated protein 26A-B isoform X2, whose translation MQVEKPYESYNGANVRLRYFLKVTIVRRLTDLVKEYDLIVHQLASYPDVNNSIKMEVGIEDCLHIEFEYNKSKYHLKDVIVGKIYFLLVRIKIQHMELQLIKKEITGIGPSTTTETETVAKYEIMDGAPVKGESIPIRLFIAGYDPTPTMRDVNKKFSVRYFLNLVLVDEEDRRYFKQQEIILWRKAPEKIRKRTNFHQRFEPQEPQASAEEPEI comes from the exons ATGCAAGTTGAGAAGCCGTATGAATCCTACAATGGGGCAAACGTGAGGCTGAG GTATTTCCTCAAAGTGACAATAGTACGACGCCTTACCGATTTGGTCAAAGAATACGACCTTATCGTTCACCAGCTGGCTTCCTACCCTGATGTAAATAACTCCATCAAAATGGAAGTCGGGATAGAGGATTGCTTGCATATAGAATTCGAATACAATAAATCAAA GTACCACCTAAAAGATGTCATTGTTGGAAAAATCTACTTTCTATTGGTCAGAATAAAAATCCAGCACATGGAGTTGcagttaataaaaaaagagatCACTGGAATAG GCCCAAGCACTACAACAGAAACAGAAACGGTTGCAAAATATGAAATCATGGATGGAGCGCCAGTCAAAG GTGAATCTATTCCAATTCGGCTGTTCATCGCGGGGTACGATCCAACGCCAACAATGAGAGACGTCAACAAAAAGTTTTCCGTCCGATATTTTTTAAACCTGGTTCTCGTTGATGAAGAAGACAGAAGATATTTCAAACAACAG GAAATCATCTTGTGGAGAAAAGCTCCCGAAAAGATCAGGAAAAGAACCAATTTTCATCAACGGTTTGAGCCCCAGGAACCACAAGCATCAGCTGAAGAGCCAGAGATCTAA